A window of the Juglans microcarpa x Juglans regia isolate MS1-56 chromosome 5D, Jm3101_v1.0, whole genome shotgun sequence genome harbors these coding sequences:
- the LOC121264004 gene encoding probable DNA helicase MCM8 isoform X1, with protein MSVSMGRDYASVDSSGYWDVLTSYFPQQLFPAVEESWLKLISELFCFFSTPPGQDLASQVKDDDGAFVLSMDLQQFQKICVIEEFYLMLEDKPKIALLCVSAAIHKVLLTKWEKKNVENGVKVIIHLHNYPEIMIALKNLKAAYIDKLVSVRGTVVKASTVRPLVVQMSFDCAKCKTEITRIFPDGKFSPPPSCDLNGCKSKNFNPIRSTAQTIDFQKIRLQELLKSEDHEEGRVPRTVECELTQDLVDACIPGDVVTVTGIIRVINNYMDIGGGKSKSKNQGFYYLYLEAVSIKNSKSQSTAEDLQESNSKARATELLDLFSFSPRDLEFIVKFLEEHGSDIFKQILQSICPSIYGHELVKAGITLALFGGVRKHSKDRNKVPVRGDIHVIVVGDPGLGKSQLLQAAAAVSPRGIYVCGNATTKAGLTVAVVKDPMTSDYAFEAGAMVLADSGLCCIDEFDKMSAEHQALLEAMEQQCVSIAKAGLVASLSARTSILAAANPVGGHYNRAKTVNENLKMSAALLSRFDLVFILLDKPDELLDKRVSEHIMSLHSGYGEHPPATKKRRDAAYQSAGGIDIHVNGGSLVSRLRLDPKKDRDFFPVPAQLLRKYITYARTYVFPRMSKPAAEILQKFYLQLRGHSASADGTPITARQLESLVRLAEARARLELREEITAQDALDVVEIMKESLYDKYVDEHGFVDFGRSGGMSQQKEAKRFLSALNKQSELDQKDCFSISEIYGLADRIGLRVPDIDIFVDNLNSVGYLLKKGPKMYQVLSSSYSRSQ; from the exons GTTAAAGATGATGATGGTGCCTTCGTTTTGTCAATGGACTTGcaacaatttcaaaaaatatgtgTGATTGAGGAATTTTACTTAATGTTGGAGGATAAACCTAAAATAGCTCTCTTGTGTGTGAGTGCTGCAATTCACAAG GTTCTGTTGACCAAATGGGAGAAGAAGAACGTGGAGAATGGCGTGAAAGTGATAATACATCTCCACAACTACCCTGAAATTATGATTGCTCTAAAGAACTTAAAAGCGGCTTATATTG ACAAGCTTGTATCTGTTCGTGGTACTGTTGTAAAGGCTAGCACTGTCAGACCTCTAGTGGTGCAAATGAGTTTTGACTGTGCAAAGTGTAAAACAGAAATTACGCGTATTTTTCCTGATGGAAAATTTTCACCACcaccgagttgtgatttaaatgggTGCAAGAGTAAAAATTTCAATCCAATTCGGTCTACTGCTCAAACAATAGATTTTCAGAAAATAAG GCTGCAGGAACTTTTAAAGTCTGAAGATCATGAAGAAGGCCGGGTGCCTCGAACAGTAGAATGTGAACTGACTCAAGATCTTGTTGATGCTTGCATACCTGGTGATGTGGTGACTGTCACTGGAATTATCAGAGTAATCAACAATTACATGGATATTGGAGGAG GAaaatcaaaaagtaaaaatcaaGGGTTTTACTATTTGTATCTAGAAGCTGTTTCAATAAAAAACTCCAAATCGCAGTCCACAGCAGAGGATTTGCAAGAGTCAAATTCTAAAGCTAGAGCTACGGAGCTGCTCGATTTATTCTCATTTTCTCCACGGGACTTGGAATTCATTGTGAAGTTCTTGGAGGAACATGGTTCAGATATATTCAAGCAAATACTTCAATCCATATGTCCATCCATTTATGGGCATGAGCTTGTTAAAG CGGGAATAACACTAGCACTGTTTGGAGGTGTAAGGAAGCATTCAAAGGATAGGAACAAGGTTCCTGTCAGAGGAGACATTCATGTCATAGTTGTTG GAGATCCTGGCCTAGGCAAGAGCCAACTACTGCAAGCAGCAGCTGCAGTATCTCCGCGTGGAATTTATGTGTGTGGTAATGCCACTACTAAAGCTGGTCTCACTGTGGCTGTTGTGAAGGATCCCATGACAAGCGATTATGCTTTTGAGGCTG GTGCCATGGTACTTGCAGACAGTGGATTGTGCTGTATTGATGAGTTCGACAAAATGTCTGCAGAACATCAG GCCCTACTGGAAGCCATGGAACAACAGTGTGTCTCTATTGCAAAGGCTGGACTTGTAGCAAGTTTATCAGCACGAACTTCTATCTTAGCAGCAGCAAATCCTGTTGGTGGTCATTACAA CCGTGCAAAAACTGTTaatgaaaatttgaagatgagtgCTGCTCTGCTTTCACGATTTGATTTGGTCTTCATATTACTTGATAAACCCGATGAACTTTTGGATAAGCGAGTTTCAGAGCACATAATGTCA CTTCATTCTGGATATGGAGAACATCCACCAGCAACAAAAAAACGTAGAG ATGCAGCATACCAAAGCGCTGGAGGCATAGATATACATGTAAATGGTGGTTCTTTAGTGTCTAGGTTGAGACTTGATCCGAAGAAGGATAGAGATTTTTTTCCAGTACCTGCGCAACTTCTTCGCAAATATATTACTTATGCACGAACATATGTTTTTCCTAG AATGTCAAAGCCTGCAGCAGAAATCCTGCAGAAGTTTTACTTACAACTCAGAGGCCATAGTGCATCAGCTGATGGTACACCAATAACTGCAAGGCAACTGGAAAGTCTGGTGAGGCTAGCAGAGGCTCGAGCTCGGCTAGAGTTAAGAGAAGAAATAACAGCCCAAGATGCACTG GACGTGGTTGAAATAATGAAAGAATCCTTGTATGATAAGTATGTTGATGAACATGGCTTTGTGGATTTTGGTCGGAGTGGGGGGATGAGTCAACAGAAAGAAGCAAAACGGTTTTTAAGTGCTCTCAATAAGCAATCAGAACTGGACCAGAAAGattgtttttctatttct GAAATTTACGGTTTGGCAGATAGGATTGGCCTGAGAGTTCCTGATATCGACATATTTGTGGATAATTTAAACAGTGTTGGCTATCTACTCAAGAAGGGGCCAAAGATGTATCAG GTGCTGTCCTCATCTTATTCACGCAGCCAATAA
- the LOC121264004 gene encoding probable DNA helicase MCM8 isoform X2: MSVSMGRDYASVDSSGYWDVLTSYFPQQLFPAVEESWLKLISELFCFFSTPPGQDLASQVKDDDGAFVLSMDLQQFQKICVIEEFYLMLEDKPKIALLCVSAAIHKVLLTKWEKKNVENGVKVIIHLHNYPEIMIALKNLKAAYIDKLVSVRGTVVKASTVRPLVVQMSFDCAKCKTEITRIFPDGKFSPPPSCDLNGCKSKNFNPIRSTAQTIDFQKIRLQELLKSEDHEEGRVPRTVECELTQDLVDACIPGDVVTVTGIIRVINNYMDIGGGKSKSKNQGFYYLYLEAVSIKNSKSQSTAEDLQESNSKARATELLDLFSFSPRDLEFIVKFLEEHGSDIFKQILQSICPSIYGHELVKAGITLALFGGVRKHSKDRNKVPVRGDIHVIVVGDPGLGKSQLLQAAAAVSPRGIYVCGNATTKAGLTVAVVKDPMTSDYAFEAGAMVLADSGLCCIDEFDKMSAEHQALLEAMEQQCVSIAKAGLVASLSARTSILAAANPVGGHYNRAKTVNENLKMSAALLSRFDLVFILLDKPDELLDKRVSEHIMSLHSGYGEHPPATKKRRDAAYQSAGGIDIHVNGGSLVSRLRLDPKKDRDFFPVPAQLLRKYITYARTYVFPRMSKPAAEILQKFYLQLRGHSASADGTPITARQLESLVRLAEARARLELREEITAQDALDVVEIMKESLYDKYVDEHGFVDFGRSGGMSQQKEAKRFLSALNKQSELDQKDCFSISV, encoded by the exons GTTAAAGATGATGATGGTGCCTTCGTTTTGTCAATGGACTTGcaacaatttcaaaaaatatgtgTGATTGAGGAATTTTACTTAATGTTGGAGGATAAACCTAAAATAGCTCTCTTGTGTGTGAGTGCTGCAATTCACAAG GTTCTGTTGACCAAATGGGAGAAGAAGAACGTGGAGAATGGCGTGAAAGTGATAATACATCTCCACAACTACCCTGAAATTATGATTGCTCTAAAGAACTTAAAAGCGGCTTATATTG ACAAGCTTGTATCTGTTCGTGGTACTGTTGTAAAGGCTAGCACTGTCAGACCTCTAGTGGTGCAAATGAGTTTTGACTGTGCAAAGTGTAAAACAGAAATTACGCGTATTTTTCCTGATGGAAAATTTTCACCACcaccgagttgtgatttaaatgggTGCAAGAGTAAAAATTTCAATCCAATTCGGTCTACTGCTCAAACAATAGATTTTCAGAAAATAAG GCTGCAGGAACTTTTAAAGTCTGAAGATCATGAAGAAGGCCGGGTGCCTCGAACAGTAGAATGTGAACTGACTCAAGATCTTGTTGATGCTTGCATACCTGGTGATGTGGTGACTGTCACTGGAATTATCAGAGTAATCAACAATTACATGGATATTGGAGGAG GAaaatcaaaaagtaaaaatcaaGGGTTTTACTATTTGTATCTAGAAGCTGTTTCAATAAAAAACTCCAAATCGCAGTCCACAGCAGAGGATTTGCAAGAGTCAAATTCTAAAGCTAGAGCTACGGAGCTGCTCGATTTATTCTCATTTTCTCCACGGGACTTGGAATTCATTGTGAAGTTCTTGGAGGAACATGGTTCAGATATATTCAAGCAAATACTTCAATCCATATGTCCATCCATTTATGGGCATGAGCTTGTTAAAG CGGGAATAACACTAGCACTGTTTGGAGGTGTAAGGAAGCATTCAAAGGATAGGAACAAGGTTCCTGTCAGAGGAGACATTCATGTCATAGTTGTTG GAGATCCTGGCCTAGGCAAGAGCCAACTACTGCAAGCAGCAGCTGCAGTATCTCCGCGTGGAATTTATGTGTGTGGTAATGCCACTACTAAAGCTGGTCTCACTGTGGCTGTTGTGAAGGATCCCATGACAAGCGATTATGCTTTTGAGGCTG GTGCCATGGTACTTGCAGACAGTGGATTGTGCTGTATTGATGAGTTCGACAAAATGTCTGCAGAACATCAG GCCCTACTGGAAGCCATGGAACAACAGTGTGTCTCTATTGCAAAGGCTGGACTTGTAGCAAGTTTATCAGCACGAACTTCTATCTTAGCAGCAGCAAATCCTGTTGGTGGTCATTACAA CCGTGCAAAAACTGTTaatgaaaatttgaagatgagtgCTGCTCTGCTTTCACGATTTGATTTGGTCTTCATATTACTTGATAAACCCGATGAACTTTTGGATAAGCGAGTTTCAGAGCACATAATGTCA CTTCATTCTGGATATGGAGAACATCCACCAGCAACAAAAAAACGTAGAG ATGCAGCATACCAAAGCGCTGGAGGCATAGATATACATGTAAATGGTGGTTCTTTAGTGTCTAGGTTGAGACTTGATCCGAAGAAGGATAGAGATTTTTTTCCAGTACCTGCGCAACTTCTTCGCAAATATATTACTTATGCACGAACATATGTTTTTCCTAG AATGTCAAAGCCTGCAGCAGAAATCCTGCAGAAGTTTTACTTACAACTCAGAGGCCATAGTGCATCAGCTGATGGTACACCAATAACTGCAAGGCAACTGGAAAGTCTGGTGAGGCTAGCAGAGGCTCGAGCTCGGCTAGAGTTAAGAGAAGAAATAACAGCCCAAGATGCACTG GACGTGGTTGAAATAATGAAAGAATCCTTGTATGATAAGTATGTTGATGAACATGGCTTTGTGGATTTTGGTCGGAGTGGGGGGATGAGTCAACAGAAAGAAGCAAAACGGTTTTTAAGTGCTCTCAATAAGCAATCAGAACTGGACCAGAAAGattgtttttctatttctgTATGA